Proteins encoded within one genomic window of Platichthys flesus chromosome 17, fPlaFle2.1, whole genome shotgun sequence:
- the LOC133972915 gene encoding elongation factor 1-alpha: MGKEKIHINIVVIGHVDSGKSTTTGHLIYKCGGIDKRTIEKFEKEAAEMGKGSFKYAWVLDKLKAERERGITIDIALWKFETARYYVTIIDAPGHRDFIKNMITGTSQADCAVLIVAAGVGEFEAGISKNGQTREHALLAYTLGVKQLIVGINKMDSTEPPYSQKRFEEITKEVSTYIKKIGYNPATVGFVPISGWHGDNMLEASEKMSWFKGWKVERKEGSASGVTLLEALDSILPPSRPTDKALRLPLQDVYKIGGIGTVPVGRVETGILKPGMVVTFAPPNLTTEVKSVEMHHESLPEALPGDNVGFNIKNVSVKEIRRGNVAGDSKNDPPMAADNFSAQVIILNHPGQISQGYAPVLDCHTAHIACKFSELKEKIDRRSGKKLEDNPKALKSGDAAIIVMVPGKPMCVESFSQYPPLGRFAVRDMRQTVAVGVIKSVEKKLASGGKVTKSAQKAEKKK; this comes from the exons atgggaaaagaaaagatcCATATCAACATCGTGGTCATCGGCCATGTCGACTCCGGCAAGTCCACGACCACCGGGCACCTGATCTACAAGTGCGGGGGAATCGACAAGAGGACCATCGAGAAGTTCGAGAAGGAAGCTGCCGAG ATGGGCAAGGGCTCCTTCAAGTACGCCTGGGTGCTGGATAAGCTGAAGGCCGAGCGTGAGCGTGGTATCACCATCGACATCGCTCTGTGGAAGTTTGAGACCGCAAGGTACTACGTGACCATCATTGATGCCCCTGGACACAGGGACTTCATCAAGAACATGATCACTGGAACCTCTCAG GCTGACTGTGCCGTGCTGATCGTTGCTGCTGGTGTTGGTGAGTTCGAGGCTGGTATCTCCAAGAACGGCCAGACCCGTGAGCACGCCCTGCTGGCCTACACCCTGGGTGTGAAGCAACTCATCGTTGGCATCAACAAGATGGACTCCACCGAGCCCCCTTACAGCCAGAAGCGTTTTGAGGAGATCACCAAGGAAGTGAGCACCTACATCAAGAAGATCGGCTACAACCCCGCCACCGTTGGCTTTGTCCCCATCTCTGGATGGCACGGAGACAACATGCTGGAGGCCAGTGAGAAG ATGAGCTGGTTCAAGGGTTGGAAGGTTGAGCGTAAAGAGGGCAGTGCCTCTGGTGTGACCCTGCTGGAGGCTCTGGACTCCATCCTGCCCCCTAGCCGCCCCACCGACAAGGCCCTGCGCCTGCCTCTTCAGGACGTCTACAAAATTGGCG GTATTGGAACTGTACCCGTCGGACGTGTTGAGACCGGGATCCTGAAGCCCGGCATGGTCGTGACCTTCGCTCCCCCCAACCTGACCACTGAGGTCAAGTCTGTGGAGATGCACCACGAGTCTCTGCCTGAAGCTCTCCCCGGTGACAACGTGGGCTTCAACATCAAGAACGTGTCCGTGAAGGAGATCCGTCGTGGAAACGTGGCCGGTGACAGCAAGAACGACCCCCCCATGGCTGCTGATAACTTCTCTGCTCAG GTCATCATCCTGAACCACCCCGGACAGATCTCACAGGGTTACGCCCCCGTGCTGGATTGCCACACTGCTCACATCGCCTGCAAGTTCAGCGAGCTCAAGGAGAAGATCGACCGTCGTTCCGGCAAGAAGCTTGAGGACAACCCCAAGGCTCTCAAGTCTGGAGATGCCGCCATCATCGTCATGGTGCCTGGAAAACCCATGTGTGTCGAGAGCTTCTCCCAGTACCCCCCACTGG GTCGCTTTGCTGTGCGAGACATGAGGCAGACCGTGGCCGTCGGTGTCATCAAGTCTGTGGAGAAGAAACTTGCCTCCGGTGGAAAGGTCACCAAGTCTGCACAGAAGGCCgagaagaagaaatga